A stretch of Agelaius phoeniceus isolate bAgePho1 chromosome 30, bAgePho1.hap1, whole genome shotgun sequence DNA encodes these proteins:
- the CKAP2L gene encoding cytoskeleton-associated protein 2-like isoform X8, whose translation MSQNTNNRTQPLQPSRSLPASSNLMHKNPGTKQGESTAVRQPGTTAGGSLKQHSQPPPVRRFPTKPPTLGKPQGTTNLKSNLNPGVTLPRPRPTVKEVTDRKDMKVVAPGHTAASQGTGHKNQSHSIHNSKTHVLEDELRSRGDQLKPELPKASGMHSRPVPRTPSAADRRKQLEEWLAAKGRTYKRPPMILLQKQAVIPSCRKVKPTEKQENPERHCQVEINNVLTECPKLIEAPVEELRQTAFNILKDAGQKLEGEKAEEPTPREPTTPCPAERHPIASTPGLVGRCMTSLPPSVKLQVTSASRGREFLEGPELKFLTPVRRSLRTERARSRYPEMLKDHDPVVSSLSEILEILDAEEGTLFFFRKNKALPEVTELEGLSSYPPKSP comes from the exons ATGTCACAAAATACAAATAACAGAACTCAGCCATTGCAGCCCTCTCGGTCCCTTCCTGCTTCTTCTAATTTGATGCATAAAAACCCAGGGACAAAGCAAGGAGAAAGTACTGCTGTGAGGCAACCTGGCACAACAGCAGGGGGAAGTCTtaagcagcacagccagcctccCCCAGTGAGAAGATTTCCCACCAAGCCTCCCACCTTGGGCAAGCCCCAGGGGACCACAAACCTGAAATCAAATCTGAACCCAGGTGTCACTTTACCACGGCCAAGGCCCACGGTTAAAGAGGTAACGGACAGGAAGGACATGAAGGTGGTGGCTCCTGGACACACGGCAGCATCCCAAGGGACAGGTCACAAAAACCAGTCTCACAGCATACACAACTCCAAAACTCATGTCCTTGAGGATGAGTTGAGAAGCAGAGGAGATCAGCTTAAACCAGAGCTGCCGAAGGCAAGTGGCATGCACTCTAGGCCCGTTCCAAGGACTCCATCAGCTGCAGATCGTAG GAAACAGCTGGAGGAGTGGTTGGCAGCCAAAGGCAGGACATACAAGCGGCCGCCGATGATTCTGCTTCAGAAGCAGGCGGTGATACCATCCTGCAGAAAGGTCAAGCCAACAGAGAAACAAGAGAATCCAGAGCGGCACTGCCAAGTCGAGATAAACAACGTATTAACTGAGTGCCCGAAGCTCATTGAGGCG ccagTCGAAGAGCTCAGACAAACTGCTTTCAATATTTTGAAGGATGCAGGCCAAAAACTGGAAG gagaaaaggcagaggaaCCCACTCCTCGGGAGCCTACCACACCTTGTCCAGCTGAGAGGCATCCCATAGCATCAACTCCAGGCCTGGTGGGGAGGTGCATGACCTCCCTCCCCCCCTCAGTCAAGTTACAGGTTACATCTGCATCCAG AGGAAGGGAATTCCTGGAAGGCCCAGAATTGAAATTTCTAACACCCGTCCGGCGCTCCCTGCGGACTGAGAGGGCTCGGAGTCGCTACCCAGAGATGCTAAAGGACCATGACCCTGTGGTGTCATCCCTCAGTGAAATCCTGGAAATCCTGGATGCTGAGGAGGGGACTCTCTTCTTCTTCCGGAAAAACAAAGCTTTACCAGAAGTGACAGAGCTGGAGGGCTTGAGTTCATATCCCCCCAAGAGCCCCTGA
- the CKAP2L gene encoding cytoskeleton-associated protein 2-like isoform X3, producing MEPAGSAGEGASERAQRRSQLQNCQVAKERLKCSSAKPFLKDSTNRLNPSLEPVSKLKHAKEEPALDKFRKALPESRSMSQNTNNRTQPLQPSRSLPASSNLMHKNPGTKQGESTAVRQPGTTAGGSLKQHSQPPPVRRFPTKPPTLGKPQGTTNLKSNLNPGVTLPRPRPTVKEVTDRKDMKVVAPGHTAASQGTGHKNQSHSIHNSKTHVLEDELRSRGDQLKPELPKASGMHSRPVPRTPSAADRRKQLEEWLAAKGRTYKRPPMILLQKQAVIPSCRKVKPTEKQENPERHCQVEINNVLTECPKLIEAPVEELRQTAFNILKDAGQKLEEKAEEPTPREPTTPCPAERHPIASTPGLVGRCMTSLPPSVKLQVTSASRGREFLEGPELKFLTPVRRSLRTERARSRYPEMLKDHDPVVSSLSEILEILDAEEGTLFFFRKNKALPEVTELEGLSSYPPKSP from the exons CGCAACGGAGGAGCCAGCTGCAGAACTGTCAAGTAgccaaggaaaggctgaaatgCTCAAGTGCCAA ACCCTTTTTAAAGGACTCGACTAATCGCCTGAATCCATCCTTAGAACCAGTCTCTAAACTCAAGCAT GCTAAGGAAGAGCCAGCTCTGGATAAATTCAGGAAAGCCCTGCCAGAATCAAGGAGCATGTCACAAAATACAAATAACAGAACTCAGCCATTGCAGCCCTCTCGGTCCCTTCCTGCTTCTTCTAATTTGATGCATAAAAACCCAGGGACAAAGCAAGGAGAAAGTACTGCTGTGAGGCAACCTGGCACAACAGCAGGGGGAAGTCTtaagcagcacagccagcctccCCCAGTGAGAAGATTTCCCACCAAGCCTCCCACCTTGGGCAAGCCCCAGGGGACCACAAACCTGAAATCAAATCTGAACCCAGGTGTCACTTTACCACGGCCAAGGCCCACGGTTAAAGAGGTAACGGACAGGAAGGACATGAAGGTGGTGGCTCCTGGACACACGGCAGCATCCCAAGGGACAGGTCACAAAAACCAGTCTCACAGCATACACAACTCCAAAACTCATGTCCTTGAGGATGAGTTGAGAAGCAGAGGAGATCAGCTTAAACCAGAGCTGCCGAAGGCAAGTGGCATGCACTCTAGGCCCGTTCCAAGGACTCCATCAGCTGCAGATCGTAG GAAACAGCTGGAGGAGTGGTTGGCAGCCAAAGGCAGGACATACAAGCGGCCGCCGATGATTCTGCTTCAGAAGCAGGCGGTGATACCATCCTGCAGAAAGGTCAAGCCAACAGAGAAACAAGAGAATCCAGAGCGGCACTGCCAAGTCGAGATAAACAACGTATTAACTGAGTGCCCGAAGCTCATTGAGGCG ccagTCGAAGAGCTCAGACAAACTGCTTTCAATATTTTGAAGGATGCAGGCCAAAAACTGGAAG aaaaggcagaggaaCCCACTCCTCGGGAGCCTACCACACCTTGTCCAGCTGAGAGGCATCCCATAGCATCAACTCCAGGCCTGGTGGGGAGGTGCATGACCTCCCTCCCCCCCTCAGTCAAGTTACAGGTTACATCTGCATCCAG AGGAAGGGAATTCCTGGAAGGCCCAGAATTGAAATTTCTAACACCCGTCCGGCGCTCCCTGCGGACTGAGAGGGCTCGGAGTCGCTACCCAGAGATGCTAAAGGACCATGACCCTGTGGTGTCATCCCTCAGTGAAATCCTGGAAATCCTGGATGCTGAGGAGGGGACTCTCTTCTTCTTCCGGAAAAACAAAGCTTTACCAGAAGTGACAGAGCTGGAGGGCTTGAGTTCATATCCCCCCAAGAGCCCCTGA
- the CKAP2L gene encoding cytoskeleton-associated protein 2-like isoform X7, with the protein MRPGEAKEEPALDKFRKALPESRSMSQNTNNRTQPLQPSRSLPASSNLMHKNPGTKQGESTAVRQPGTTAGGSLKQHSQPPPVRRFPTKPPTLGKPQGTTNLKSNLNPGVTLPRPRPTVKEVTDRKDMKVVAPGHTAASQGTGHKNQSHSIHNSKTHVLEDELRSRGDQLKPELPKASGMHSRPVPRTPSAADRRKQLEEWLAAKGRTYKRPPMILLQKQAVIPSCRKVKPTEKQENPERHCQVEINNVLTECPKLIEAPVEELRQTAFNILKDAGQKLEGEKAEEPTPREPTTPCPAERHPIASTPGLVGRCMTSLPPSVKLQVTSASRGREFLEGPELKFLTPVRRSLRTERARSRYPEMLKDHDPVVSSLSEILEILDAEEGTLFFFRKNKALPEVTELEGLSSYPPKSP; encoded by the exons atgcggccgggtgag GCTAAGGAAGAGCCAGCTCTGGATAAATTCAGGAAAGCCCTGCCAGAATCAAGGAGCATGTCACAAAATACAAATAACAGAACTCAGCCATTGCAGCCCTCTCGGTCCCTTCCTGCTTCTTCTAATTTGATGCATAAAAACCCAGGGACAAAGCAAGGAGAAAGTACTGCTGTGAGGCAACCTGGCACAACAGCAGGGGGAAGTCTtaagcagcacagccagcctccCCCAGTGAGAAGATTTCCCACCAAGCCTCCCACCTTGGGCAAGCCCCAGGGGACCACAAACCTGAAATCAAATCTGAACCCAGGTGTCACTTTACCACGGCCAAGGCCCACGGTTAAAGAGGTAACGGACAGGAAGGACATGAAGGTGGTGGCTCCTGGACACACGGCAGCATCCCAAGGGACAGGTCACAAAAACCAGTCTCACAGCATACACAACTCCAAAACTCATGTCCTTGAGGATGAGTTGAGAAGCAGAGGAGATCAGCTTAAACCAGAGCTGCCGAAGGCAAGTGGCATGCACTCTAGGCCCGTTCCAAGGACTCCATCAGCTGCAGATCGTAG GAAACAGCTGGAGGAGTGGTTGGCAGCCAAAGGCAGGACATACAAGCGGCCGCCGATGATTCTGCTTCAGAAGCAGGCGGTGATACCATCCTGCAGAAAGGTCAAGCCAACAGAGAAACAAGAGAATCCAGAGCGGCACTGCCAAGTCGAGATAAACAACGTATTAACTGAGTGCCCGAAGCTCATTGAGGCG ccagTCGAAGAGCTCAGACAAACTGCTTTCAATATTTTGAAGGATGCAGGCCAAAAACTGGAAG gagaaaaggcagaggaaCCCACTCCTCGGGAGCCTACCACACCTTGTCCAGCTGAGAGGCATCCCATAGCATCAACTCCAGGCCTGGTGGGGAGGTGCATGACCTCCCTCCCCCCCTCAGTCAAGTTACAGGTTACATCTGCATCCAG AGGAAGGGAATTCCTGGAAGGCCCAGAATTGAAATTTCTAACACCCGTCCGGCGCTCCCTGCGGACTGAGAGGGCTCGGAGTCGCTACCCAGAGATGCTAAAGGACCATGACCCTGTGGTGTCATCCCTCAGTGAAATCCTGGAAATCCTGGATGCTGAGGAGGGGACTCTCTTCTTCTTCCGGAAAAACAAAGCTTTACCAGAAGTGACAGAGCTGGAGGGCTTGAGTTCATATCCCCCCAAGAGCCCCTGA
- the CKAP2L gene encoding cytoskeleton-associated protein 2-like isoform X2, translating to MEPAGSAGEGASERAQRRSQLQNCQVAKERLKCSSAKPFLKDSTNRLNPSLEPVSKLKHAKEEPALDKFRKALPESRSMSQNTNNRTQPLQPSRSLPASSNLMHKNPGTKQGESTAVRQPGTTAGGSLKQHSQPPPVRRFPTKPPTLGKPQGTTNLKSNLNPGVTLPRPRPTVKEVTDRKDMKVVAPGHTAASQGTGHKNQSHSIHNSKTHVLEDELRSRGDQLKPELPKASGMHSRPVPRTPSAADRRKQLEEWLAAKGRTYKRPPMILLQKQAVIPSCRKVKPTEKQENPERHCQVEINNVLTECPKLIEPVEELRQTAFNILKDAGQKLEGEKAEEPTPREPTTPCPAERHPIASTPGLVGRCMTSLPPSVKLQVTSASRGREFLEGPELKFLTPVRRSLRTERARSRYPEMLKDHDPVVSSLSEILEILDAEEGTLFFFRKNKALPEVTELEGLSSYPPKSP from the exons CGCAACGGAGGAGCCAGCTGCAGAACTGTCAAGTAgccaaggaaaggctgaaatgCTCAAGTGCCAA ACCCTTTTTAAAGGACTCGACTAATCGCCTGAATCCATCCTTAGAACCAGTCTCTAAACTCAAGCAT GCTAAGGAAGAGCCAGCTCTGGATAAATTCAGGAAAGCCCTGCCAGAATCAAGGAGCATGTCACAAAATACAAATAACAGAACTCAGCCATTGCAGCCCTCTCGGTCCCTTCCTGCTTCTTCTAATTTGATGCATAAAAACCCAGGGACAAAGCAAGGAGAAAGTACTGCTGTGAGGCAACCTGGCACAACAGCAGGGGGAAGTCTtaagcagcacagccagcctccCCCAGTGAGAAGATTTCCCACCAAGCCTCCCACCTTGGGCAAGCCCCAGGGGACCACAAACCTGAAATCAAATCTGAACCCAGGTGTCACTTTACCACGGCCAAGGCCCACGGTTAAAGAGGTAACGGACAGGAAGGACATGAAGGTGGTGGCTCCTGGACACACGGCAGCATCCCAAGGGACAGGTCACAAAAACCAGTCTCACAGCATACACAACTCCAAAACTCATGTCCTTGAGGATGAGTTGAGAAGCAGAGGAGATCAGCTTAAACCAGAGCTGCCGAAGGCAAGTGGCATGCACTCTAGGCCCGTTCCAAGGACTCCATCAGCTGCAGATCGTAG GAAACAGCTGGAGGAGTGGTTGGCAGCCAAAGGCAGGACATACAAGCGGCCGCCGATGATTCTGCTTCAGAAGCAGGCGGTGATACCATCCTGCAGAAAGGTCAAGCCAACAGAGAAACAAGAGAATCCAGAGCGGCACTGCCAAGTCGAGATAAACAACGTATTAACTGAGTGCCCGAAGCTCATTGAG ccagTCGAAGAGCTCAGACAAACTGCTTTCAATATTTTGAAGGATGCAGGCCAAAAACTGGAAG gagaaaaggcagaggaaCCCACTCCTCGGGAGCCTACCACACCTTGTCCAGCTGAGAGGCATCCCATAGCATCAACTCCAGGCCTGGTGGGGAGGTGCATGACCTCCCTCCCCCCCTCAGTCAAGTTACAGGTTACATCTGCATCCAG AGGAAGGGAATTCCTGGAAGGCCCAGAATTGAAATTTCTAACACCCGTCCGGCGCTCCCTGCGGACTGAGAGGGCTCGGAGTCGCTACCCAGAGATGCTAAAGGACCATGACCCTGTGGTGTCATCCCTCAGTGAAATCCTGGAAATCCTGGATGCTGAGGAGGGGACTCTCTTCTTCTTCCGGAAAAACAAAGCTTTACCAGAAGTGACAGAGCTGGAGGGCTTGAGTTCATATCCCCCCAAGAGCCCCTGA
- the CKAP2L gene encoding cytoskeleton-associated protein 2-like isoform X4, with amino-acid sequence MGWWGAAEGGRSQRRSQLQNCQVAKERLKCSSAKPFLKDSTNRLNPSLEPVSKLKHAKEEPALDKFRKALPESRSMSQNTNNRTQPLQPSRSLPASSNLMHKNPGTKQGESTAVRQPGTTAGGSLKQHSQPPPVRRFPTKPPTLGKPQGTTNLKSNLNPGVTLPRPRPTVKEVTDRKDMKVVAPGHTAASQGTGHKNQSHSIHNSKTHVLEDELRSRGDQLKPELPKASGMHSRPVPRTPSAADRRKQLEEWLAAKGRTYKRPPMILLQKQAVIPSCRKVKPTEKQENPERHCQVEINNVLTECPKLIEAPVEELRQTAFNILKDAGQKLEGEKAEEPTPREPTTPCPAERHPIASTPGLVGRCMTSLPPSVKLQVTSASRGREFLEGPELKFLTPVRRSLRTERARSRYPEMLKDHDPVVSSLSEILEILDAEEGTLFFFRKNKALPEVTELEGLSSYPPKSP; translated from the exons CGCAACGGAGGAGCCAGCTGCAGAACTGTCAAGTAgccaaggaaaggctgaaatgCTCAAGTGCCAA ACCCTTTTTAAAGGACTCGACTAATCGCCTGAATCCATCCTTAGAACCAGTCTCTAAACTCAAGCAT GCTAAGGAAGAGCCAGCTCTGGATAAATTCAGGAAAGCCCTGCCAGAATCAAGGAGCATGTCACAAAATACAAATAACAGAACTCAGCCATTGCAGCCCTCTCGGTCCCTTCCTGCTTCTTCTAATTTGATGCATAAAAACCCAGGGACAAAGCAAGGAGAAAGTACTGCTGTGAGGCAACCTGGCACAACAGCAGGGGGAAGTCTtaagcagcacagccagcctccCCCAGTGAGAAGATTTCCCACCAAGCCTCCCACCTTGGGCAAGCCCCAGGGGACCACAAACCTGAAATCAAATCTGAACCCAGGTGTCACTTTACCACGGCCAAGGCCCACGGTTAAAGAGGTAACGGACAGGAAGGACATGAAGGTGGTGGCTCCTGGACACACGGCAGCATCCCAAGGGACAGGTCACAAAAACCAGTCTCACAGCATACACAACTCCAAAACTCATGTCCTTGAGGATGAGTTGAGAAGCAGAGGAGATCAGCTTAAACCAGAGCTGCCGAAGGCAAGTGGCATGCACTCTAGGCCCGTTCCAAGGACTCCATCAGCTGCAGATCGTAG GAAACAGCTGGAGGAGTGGTTGGCAGCCAAAGGCAGGACATACAAGCGGCCGCCGATGATTCTGCTTCAGAAGCAGGCGGTGATACCATCCTGCAGAAAGGTCAAGCCAACAGAGAAACAAGAGAATCCAGAGCGGCACTGCCAAGTCGAGATAAACAACGTATTAACTGAGTGCCCGAAGCTCATTGAGGCG ccagTCGAAGAGCTCAGACAAACTGCTTTCAATATTTTGAAGGATGCAGGCCAAAAACTGGAAG gagaaaaggcagaggaaCCCACTCCTCGGGAGCCTACCACACCTTGTCCAGCTGAGAGGCATCCCATAGCATCAACTCCAGGCCTGGTGGGGAGGTGCATGACCTCCCTCCCCCCCTCAGTCAAGTTACAGGTTACATCTGCATCCAG AGGAAGGGAATTCCTGGAAGGCCCAGAATTGAAATTTCTAACACCCGTCCGGCGCTCCCTGCGGACTGAGAGGGCTCGGAGTCGCTACCCAGAGATGCTAAAGGACCATGACCCTGTGGTGTCATCCCTCAGTGAAATCCTGGAAATCCTGGATGCTGAGGAGGGGACTCTCTTCTTCTTCCGGAAAAACAAAGCTTTACCAGAAGTGACAGAGCTGGAGGGCTTGAGTTCATATCCCCCCAAGAGCCCCTGA
- the CKAP2L gene encoding cytoskeleton-associated protein 2-like isoform X1, which translates to MEPAGSAGEGASERAQRRSQLQNCQVAKERLKCSSAKPFLKDSTNRLNPSLEPVSKLKHAKEEPALDKFRKALPESRSMSQNTNNRTQPLQPSRSLPASSNLMHKNPGTKQGESTAVRQPGTTAGGSLKQHSQPPPVRRFPTKPPTLGKPQGTTNLKSNLNPGVTLPRPRPTVKEVTDRKDMKVVAPGHTAASQGTGHKNQSHSIHNSKTHVLEDELRSRGDQLKPELPKASGMHSRPVPRTPSAADRRKQLEEWLAAKGRTYKRPPMILLQKQAVIPSCRKVKPTEKQENPERHCQVEINNVLTECPKLIEAPVEELRQTAFNILKDAGQKLEGEKAEEPTPREPTTPCPAERHPIASTPGLVGRCMTSLPPSVKLQVTSASRGREFLEGPELKFLTPVRRSLRTERARSRYPEMLKDHDPVVSSLSEILEILDAEEGTLFFFRKNKALPEVTELEGLSSYPPKSP; encoded by the exons CGCAACGGAGGAGCCAGCTGCAGAACTGTCAAGTAgccaaggaaaggctgaaatgCTCAAGTGCCAA ACCCTTTTTAAAGGACTCGACTAATCGCCTGAATCCATCCTTAGAACCAGTCTCTAAACTCAAGCAT GCTAAGGAAGAGCCAGCTCTGGATAAATTCAGGAAAGCCCTGCCAGAATCAAGGAGCATGTCACAAAATACAAATAACAGAACTCAGCCATTGCAGCCCTCTCGGTCCCTTCCTGCTTCTTCTAATTTGATGCATAAAAACCCAGGGACAAAGCAAGGAGAAAGTACTGCTGTGAGGCAACCTGGCACAACAGCAGGGGGAAGTCTtaagcagcacagccagcctccCCCAGTGAGAAGATTTCCCACCAAGCCTCCCACCTTGGGCAAGCCCCAGGGGACCACAAACCTGAAATCAAATCTGAACCCAGGTGTCACTTTACCACGGCCAAGGCCCACGGTTAAAGAGGTAACGGACAGGAAGGACATGAAGGTGGTGGCTCCTGGACACACGGCAGCATCCCAAGGGACAGGTCACAAAAACCAGTCTCACAGCATACACAACTCCAAAACTCATGTCCTTGAGGATGAGTTGAGAAGCAGAGGAGATCAGCTTAAACCAGAGCTGCCGAAGGCAAGTGGCATGCACTCTAGGCCCGTTCCAAGGACTCCATCAGCTGCAGATCGTAG GAAACAGCTGGAGGAGTGGTTGGCAGCCAAAGGCAGGACATACAAGCGGCCGCCGATGATTCTGCTTCAGAAGCAGGCGGTGATACCATCCTGCAGAAAGGTCAAGCCAACAGAGAAACAAGAGAATCCAGAGCGGCACTGCCAAGTCGAGATAAACAACGTATTAACTGAGTGCCCGAAGCTCATTGAGGCG ccagTCGAAGAGCTCAGACAAACTGCTTTCAATATTTTGAAGGATGCAGGCCAAAAACTGGAAG gagaaaaggcagaggaaCCCACTCCTCGGGAGCCTACCACACCTTGTCCAGCTGAGAGGCATCCCATAGCATCAACTCCAGGCCTGGTGGGGAGGTGCATGACCTCCCTCCCCCCCTCAGTCAAGTTACAGGTTACATCTGCATCCAG AGGAAGGGAATTCCTGGAAGGCCCAGAATTGAAATTTCTAACACCCGTCCGGCGCTCCCTGCGGACTGAGAGGGCTCGGAGTCGCTACCCAGAGATGCTAAAGGACCATGACCCTGTGGTGTCATCCCTCAGTGAAATCCTGGAAATCCTGGATGCTGAGGAGGGGACTCTCTTCTTCTTCCGGAAAAACAAAGCTTTACCAGAAGTGACAGAGCTGGAGGGCTTGAGTTCATATCCCCCCAAGAGCCCCTGA
- the CKAP2L gene encoding cytoskeleton-associated protein 2-like isoform X5: MRTCGPRGAAQRRSQLQNCQVAKERLKCSSAKPFLKDSTNRLNPSLEPVSKLKHAKEEPALDKFRKALPESRSMSQNTNNRTQPLQPSRSLPASSNLMHKNPGTKQGESTAVRQPGTTAGGSLKQHSQPPPVRRFPTKPPTLGKPQGTTNLKSNLNPGVTLPRPRPTVKEVTDRKDMKVVAPGHTAASQGTGHKNQSHSIHNSKTHVLEDELRSRGDQLKPELPKASGMHSRPVPRTPSAADRRKQLEEWLAAKGRTYKRPPMILLQKQAVIPSCRKVKPTEKQENPERHCQVEINNVLTECPKLIEAPVEELRQTAFNILKDAGQKLEGEKAEEPTPREPTTPCPAERHPIASTPGLVGRCMTSLPPSVKLQVTSASRGREFLEGPELKFLTPVRRSLRTERARSRYPEMLKDHDPVVSSLSEILEILDAEEGTLFFFRKNKALPEVTELEGLSSYPPKSP, from the exons CGCAACGGAGGAGCCAGCTGCAGAACTGTCAAGTAgccaaggaaaggctgaaatgCTCAAGTGCCAA ACCCTTTTTAAAGGACTCGACTAATCGCCTGAATCCATCCTTAGAACCAGTCTCTAAACTCAAGCAT GCTAAGGAAGAGCCAGCTCTGGATAAATTCAGGAAAGCCCTGCCAGAATCAAGGAGCATGTCACAAAATACAAATAACAGAACTCAGCCATTGCAGCCCTCTCGGTCCCTTCCTGCTTCTTCTAATTTGATGCATAAAAACCCAGGGACAAAGCAAGGAGAAAGTACTGCTGTGAGGCAACCTGGCACAACAGCAGGGGGAAGTCTtaagcagcacagccagcctccCCCAGTGAGAAGATTTCCCACCAAGCCTCCCACCTTGGGCAAGCCCCAGGGGACCACAAACCTGAAATCAAATCTGAACCCAGGTGTCACTTTACCACGGCCAAGGCCCACGGTTAAAGAGGTAACGGACAGGAAGGACATGAAGGTGGTGGCTCCTGGACACACGGCAGCATCCCAAGGGACAGGTCACAAAAACCAGTCTCACAGCATACACAACTCCAAAACTCATGTCCTTGAGGATGAGTTGAGAAGCAGAGGAGATCAGCTTAAACCAGAGCTGCCGAAGGCAAGTGGCATGCACTCTAGGCCCGTTCCAAGGACTCCATCAGCTGCAGATCGTAG GAAACAGCTGGAGGAGTGGTTGGCAGCCAAAGGCAGGACATACAAGCGGCCGCCGATGATTCTGCTTCAGAAGCAGGCGGTGATACCATCCTGCAGAAAGGTCAAGCCAACAGAGAAACAAGAGAATCCAGAGCGGCACTGCCAAGTCGAGATAAACAACGTATTAACTGAGTGCCCGAAGCTCATTGAGGCG ccagTCGAAGAGCTCAGACAAACTGCTTTCAATATTTTGAAGGATGCAGGCCAAAAACTGGAAG gagaaaaggcagaggaaCCCACTCCTCGGGAGCCTACCACACCTTGTCCAGCTGAGAGGCATCCCATAGCATCAACTCCAGGCCTGGTGGGGAGGTGCATGACCTCCCTCCCCCCCTCAGTCAAGTTACAGGTTACATCTGCATCCAG AGGAAGGGAATTCCTGGAAGGCCCAGAATTGAAATTTCTAACACCCGTCCGGCGCTCCCTGCGGACTGAGAGGGCTCGGAGTCGCTACCCAGAGATGCTAAAGGACCATGACCCTGTGGTGTCATCCCTCAGTGAAATCCTGGAAATCCTGGATGCTGAGGAGGGGACTCTCTTCTTCTTCCGGAAAAACAAAGCTTTACCAGAAGTGACAGAGCTGGAGGGCTTGAGTTCATATCCCCCCAAGAGCCCCTGA
- the CKAP2L gene encoding cytoskeleton-associated protein 2-like isoform X6, with protein sequence MEPAGSAAQRRSQLQNCQVAKERLKCSSAKPFLKDSTNRLNPSLEPVSKLKHAKEEPALDKFRKALPESRSMSQNTNNRTQPLQPSRSLPASSNLMHKNPGTKQGESTAVRQPGTTAGGSLKQHSQPPPVRRFPTKPPTLGKPQGTTNLKSNLNPGVTLPRPRPTVKEVTDRKDMKVVAPGHTAASQGTGHKNQSHSIHNSKTHVLEDELRSRGDQLKPELPKASGMHSRPVPRTPSAADRRKQLEEWLAAKGRTYKRPPMILLQKQAVIPSCRKVKPTEKQENPERHCQVEINNVLTECPKLIEAPVEELRQTAFNILKDAGQKLEGEKAEEPTPREPTTPCPAERHPIASTPGLVGRCMTSLPPSVKLQVTSASRGREFLEGPELKFLTPVRRSLRTERARSRYPEMLKDHDPVVSSLSEILEILDAEEGTLFFFRKNKALPEVTELEGLSSYPPKSP encoded by the exons CGCAACGGAGGAGCCAGCTGCAGAACTGTCAAGTAgccaaggaaaggctgaaatgCTCAAGTGCCAA ACCCTTTTTAAAGGACTCGACTAATCGCCTGAATCCATCCTTAGAACCAGTCTCTAAACTCAAGCAT GCTAAGGAAGAGCCAGCTCTGGATAAATTCAGGAAAGCCCTGCCAGAATCAAGGAGCATGTCACAAAATACAAATAACAGAACTCAGCCATTGCAGCCCTCTCGGTCCCTTCCTGCTTCTTCTAATTTGATGCATAAAAACCCAGGGACAAAGCAAGGAGAAAGTACTGCTGTGAGGCAACCTGGCACAACAGCAGGGGGAAGTCTtaagcagcacagccagcctccCCCAGTGAGAAGATTTCCCACCAAGCCTCCCACCTTGGGCAAGCCCCAGGGGACCACAAACCTGAAATCAAATCTGAACCCAGGTGTCACTTTACCACGGCCAAGGCCCACGGTTAAAGAGGTAACGGACAGGAAGGACATGAAGGTGGTGGCTCCTGGACACACGGCAGCATCCCAAGGGACAGGTCACAAAAACCAGTCTCACAGCATACACAACTCCAAAACTCATGTCCTTGAGGATGAGTTGAGAAGCAGAGGAGATCAGCTTAAACCAGAGCTGCCGAAGGCAAGTGGCATGCACTCTAGGCCCGTTCCAAGGACTCCATCAGCTGCAGATCGTAG GAAACAGCTGGAGGAGTGGTTGGCAGCCAAAGGCAGGACATACAAGCGGCCGCCGATGATTCTGCTTCAGAAGCAGGCGGTGATACCATCCTGCAGAAAGGTCAAGCCAACAGAGAAACAAGAGAATCCAGAGCGGCACTGCCAAGTCGAGATAAACAACGTATTAACTGAGTGCCCGAAGCTCATTGAGGCG ccagTCGAAGAGCTCAGACAAACTGCTTTCAATATTTTGAAGGATGCAGGCCAAAAACTGGAAG gagaaaaggcagaggaaCCCACTCCTCGGGAGCCTACCACACCTTGTCCAGCTGAGAGGCATCCCATAGCATCAACTCCAGGCCTGGTGGGGAGGTGCATGACCTCCCTCCCCCCCTCAGTCAAGTTACAGGTTACATCTGCATCCAG AGGAAGGGAATTCCTGGAAGGCCCAGAATTGAAATTTCTAACACCCGTCCGGCGCTCCCTGCGGACTGAGAGGGCTCGGAGTCGCTACCCAGAGATGCTAAAGGACCATGACCCTGTGGTGTCATCCCTCAGTGAAATCCTGGAAATCCTGGATGCTGAGGAGGGGACTCTCTTCTTCTTCCGGAAAAACAAAGCTTTACCAGAAGTGACAGAGCTGGAGGGCTTGAGTTCATATCCCCCCAAGAGCCCCTGA